Proteins encoded by one window of Sorangium aterium:
- the tsf gene encoding translation elongation factor Ts, protein MAGINAQAIKELRERTQAGMSDCKSALTEAEGDMEKAVEIILKKGLAKSAKRAGASATEGEVRAVVAADRRSATMVEVNIQTDFAARNDAFRQFVGDVLSAVEKAPDGADAAQLSIGGKSIADTATELTARIGEKVAVRRWDRVSIPAGKHGVTHAYVHLGGKIGVLVAVEASSQAVAEHPAVQKFIDETAMQAAAMSPLVLRREEVTEELKAKQKEIFEGQLREDPKPKPEAAWPKIIEGKFNKWYSEVALLEQESVEAASRGEAGQTIEKLLQAASKAAGGELKLTRFVRYERGEGIAKKEDDFAAEVAKMAAS, encoded by the coding sequence ATGGCCGGCATCAATGCGCAGGCGATCAAGGAGCTTCGTGAGCGTACCCAGGCGGGGATGAGCGACTGCAAGAGCGCCCTCACGGAGGCCGAGGGCGACATGGAGAAGGCGGTCGAGATCATCCTGAAGAAGGGTCTCGCGAAGAGCGCCAAGCGGGCCGGCGCGTCCGCCACCGAGGGCGAGGTCCGCGCGGTGGTCGCGGCCGACCGGCGGAGCGCGACGATGGTCGAGGTCAACATCCAGACCGACTTCGCCGCCCGCAACGACGCGTTCCGGCAGTTCGTCGGCGACGTGCTCTCGGCGGTCGAGAAGGCCCCCGACGGCGCGGACGCGGCTCAGCTCTCGATCGGCGGCAAGTCGATCGCCGACACGGCCACCGAGCTGACCGCGCGCATCGGCGAGAAGGTCGCGGTGCGCCGGTGGGATCGCGTGTCGATCCCGGCGGGCAAGCACGGCGTCACGCACGCGTACGTGCACCTCGGCGGCAAGATCGGCGTGCTCGTCGCGGTCGAGGCGTCGAGCCAGGCGGTGGCGGAGCACCCTGCGGTGCAGAAGTTCATCGACGAGACGGCGATGCAGGCCGCCGCGATGAGCCCGCTCGTCCTCCGCCGCGAGGAGGTCACGGAGGAGCTGAAGGCCAAGCAGAAGGAGATCTTCGAGGGGCAGCTGCGCGAGGATCCGAAGCCGAAGCCGGAGGCGGCGTGGCCCAAGATCATCGAGGGCAAGTTCAACAAGTGGTACTCGGAGGTCGCGCTGCTCGAGCAGGAGTCGGTGGAGGCCGCGTCGCGCGGCGAGGCCGGCCAGACGATCGAGAAGCTCCTCCAGGCGGCGTCGAAGGCCGCCGGCGGCGAGCTCAAGCTCACGCGCTTCGTGCGGTACGAGCGCGGCGAGGGCATCGCCAAGAAAGAGGACGACTTCGCCGCCGAGGTGGCGAAGATGGCCGCGAGCTGA
- a CDS encoding IPT/TIG domain-containing protein produces MRTASRGFLTARFASVCAGLAIVSACIASAPEGIRRQTDGDGGDFGVDPQTTSTSSSTGAGLPGGDPHALLGADPTHGPFNGGQRVLLHGNGFSSQVRVWFGDVEVDPSAIVPIDPSRVQVAAPPGAAGPVELAVQNGDDTSTRRALPGGYVYDALYASPSSGPISGGTTVELIGQGTRWDETTVAKIDQKPCSSLAVPEPTRLVCTVPQGTPGAKTISVTTGGETILVLDGYTYEDSVNGYKGGLSGAPLAGRLKVLVYDNFTGDPIPGARVVLGADTTSRIEVDASGVAVIEDASLDSPRTVTVAATCHSPISFVDVPVDTVTVYLDPVLTPACGASGDPPPPVGGKVGSAGAIEGELVWDTSLDPGSVAWGNIPSPRRETERKAAYVFTTGVDPLATFRLPSEFQAITPETSGELGHGFTMYVAPGNRTLYALAGLEDRSTTPPRFTAYAMGVVRGIPVLPNEWTREVFLRINQPLDHALSMDVRAPAKGPKGPDRIQANVSLMIGNDGFATLPIGAQSPLIPFNGGLTFVGVPPLARDLLGASYHSSARAVTGKAGLAPLSVVGRVLSTSTSEPVRIGDFVGVPTLEAPAQNSAWDGSHLATSFGAGAPVDLSVYDIASGNGLIRWTVAVPAGSHAVEVPDLRQLEIENGALPPGPLTIGVYGAKIDGFDYGKLVYRQLKPAGMSAYSLDSFSAHL; encoded by the coding sequence GTGCGAACCGCATCACGAGGCTTTCTTACCGCACGCTTCGCTTCGGTCTGCGCAGGGCTCGCGATCGTCTCCGCCTGCATCGCGTCGGCGCCCGAGGGCATCCGCCGGCAGACCGACGGCGACGGCGGCGATTTCGGCGTGGACCCGCAGACCACGTCGACGTCATCGTCCACCGGCGCAGGGCTGCCCGGCGGCGATCCGCACGCGCTGCTCGGCGCAGACCCGACGCACGGGCCGTTCAACGGGGGCCAGCGCGTCCTGCTCCACGGCAACGGCTTCAGCTCCCAGGTCCGCGTCTGGTTCGGGGACGTCGAGGTCGATCCGTCCGCGATCGTGCCCATCGATCCCAGCCGGGTCCAGGTGGCGGCGCCGCCGGGCGCGGCGGGCCCGGTGGAGCTCGCCGTACAGAACGGCGACGACACGTCGACCCGGCGAGCGCTGCCGGGCGGCTACGTGTACGACGCGCTCTATGCGTCCCCGTCGAGCGGGCCGATCTCCGGCGGGACGACCGTCGAGCTCATCGGGCAAGGCACGCGCTGGGACGAGACGACGGTCGCGAAGATCGATCAGAAGCCGTGCTCGTCGCTCGCCGTCCCGGAGCCGACGCGGCTCGTCTGCACGGTGCCCCAGGGCACGCCGGGCGCGAAGACGATCTCGGTGACGACCGGCGGCGAGACGATCCTCGTGCTGGACGGCTACACCTACGAGGACAGCGTGAACGGCTACAAGGGCGGGCTCAGCGGCGCGCCGCTCGCCGGACGGCTCAAGGTGCTCGTCTATGACAACTTCACGGGTGACCCGATCCCCGGAGCGCGCGTCGTCCTCGGCGCCGACACGACCTCTCGGATCGAGGTCGACGCGTCCGGCGTCGCGGTGATCGAGGACGCGTCGCTCGATTCGCCGCGCACCGTCACCGTGGCCGCGACGTGCCATAGCCCGATCTCGTTCGTCGACGTGCCTGTCGACACGGTGACCGTCTACCTGGATCCGGTGCTCACGCCCGCGTGCGGCGCGTCCGGTGATCCGCCGCCGCCTGTCGGCGGCAAGGTCGGCAGCGCCGGGGCGATCGAGGGCGAGCTCGTCTGGGACACGTCGCTGGACCCCGGGAGCGTCGCGTGGGGCAACATCCCGAGCCCGCGCCGCGAGACCGAGCGAAAGGCGGCCTACGTGTTCACGACGGGCGTCGATCCGCTCGCGACCTTCAGGCTGCCGTCCGAGTTCCAGGCCATCACGCCGGAGACGTCGGGCGAGCTCGGGCACGGGTTCACGATGTACGTCGCGCCCGGCAACCGCACGCTCTACGCGCTGGCGGGCCTCGAGGATCGCTCGACGACCCCGCCGCGGTTCACCGCGTACGCGATGGGCGTGGTCCGCGGGATCCCGGTGCTCCCGAACGAGTGGACGAGGGAGGTGTTCCTGCGGATCAATCAGCCGCTCGACCACGCCCTCTCGATGGACGTCAGGGCGCCGGCGAAGGGGCCGAAGGGGCCGGACCGGATCCAGGCGAACGTGTCGCTGATGATCGGCAACGACGGGTTCGCGACGCTCCCGATCGGCGCGCAGAGCCCGCTGATCCCGTTCAACGGGGGGCTGACGTTCGTGGGCGTGCCGCCGCTCGCCCGCGATCTGCTCGGCGCGAGCTACCACTCGTCCGCGCGCGCTGTGACCGGCAAGGCCGGGCTCGCGCCGCTGTCCGTCGTCGGGCGGGTCCTCTCGACCAGCACGAGCGAGCCCGTGCGCATCGGCGACTTCGTGGGGGTGCCGACGCTCGAGGCGCCCGCGCAGAACAGCGCCTGGGATGGGTCCCACCTCGCGACCTCGTTCGGCGCGGGCGCGCCCGTCGACCTCAGCGTCTACGACATCGCGAGCGGAAACGGCCTCATCCGGTGGACCGTGGCCGTGCCGGCGGGGTCGCACGCCGTCGAGGTGCCGGACCTCCGGCAGCTCGAGATCGAGAACGGCGCGCTGCCGCCGGGGCCGCTCACGATCGGGGTGTACGGGGCGAAGATCGACGGCTTCGATTACGGCAAGCTCGTCTACCGGCAGCTCAAGCCGGCAGGGATGTCGGCCTACTCCCTCGACAGCTTCAGCGCGCACCTGTGA
- the crcB gene encoding fluoride efflux transporter CrcB — protein MERWFWIGLGGAAGTLARYGLSTWCQQRFGAEFPYGTLAVNVIGSFLLGAIGEVAATTELLSPTLRLSLSTGVMGGFTTYSSFNNETIRLIEYKSWAAGLANIAITLVACLLAGVLGMVVARRLIAG, from the coding sequence ATGGAGCGGTGGTTCTGGATCGGTCTCGGTGGCGCAGCGGGAACGCTCGCCCGGTACGGGCTGTCGACGTGGTGCCAGCAGCGCTTCGGCGCCGAGTTTCCGTATGGGACGCTCGCGGTCAACGTGATCGGATCGTTCTTGCTCGGCGCCATCGGAGAGGTCGCCGCGACGACGGAGCTCCTGTCGCCGACGCTCCGCCTCAGCCTGAGCACCGGCGTCATGGGCGGCTTCACCACGTACTCGAGCTTCAACAACGAGACGATCCGGCTCATCGAGTACAAGTCGTGGGCGGCGGGGCTCGCCAACATCGCGATCACGCTGGTCGCTTGCTTGCTCGCCGGCGTCCTCGGGATGGTCGTCGCGAGGCGGCTCATCGCGGGCTGA
- a CDS encoding IgGFc-binding protein: MSAPPHPTRARRPTRARKPGSRARSRYAAAALIAVAAGLGLAPSCFDSGTRWGDRPEEPPPCTAGEVRCGAELTRCEETGAGLAWVTLDDCAARGLVCASLELGCRPCVPAAHSCRDQDVVVCDADGSFGRVLDTCDTEAGEACRSGSCQQLCAVAELERSNVGCEYWAVDLDNARIDATGNAAAQQFAVVVSNPQPDVPNEIHIFQDDGAPGDAPAPVEIASALIAPLYLQVFKLGPREVDGSPEGEYNTGTHTALTRHAYKITSKFPIVAYQFNPLENANVFSNDASLLKPREALTYSPGAMATAYVVTGWPQTIAVTDDPDTNFDPQNPIDLRAFLAIVGTREGTTVQVTTTARVVGGGPVPETPAGGSIEVKLGAFDVLNLESGGFNADFTGSIVKADQPIAVFTGNEASDAPHFDELADRRCCADHLEDQLDPTRTAGKRFAVPHTPSRSQTVKEAGARIEAVPEPEYVRIVAASSKGAVIETTLPPPDDRITLSSLGEFREVTAWDDFMIESSEPVIVSQIMASQNATGVKQGLPGGDPSLIILPPIEQFRPDYVFLTPDKYAFDFISVVAPRSAVVRLDDVTLGPDECEIAPADGLTEEQRGGGAPSFVVYRCQLSFAAIDPARQAPDNVLPGMQRDGVHWLTASAPVGLLVTGFDSFVSYGYAGGTELREIAPPD, encoded by the coding sequence ATGAGCGCCCCGCCCCACCCGACGCGAGCGCGCAGGCCGACGCGCGCACGGAAGCCAGGAAGCCGCGCCCGATCGCGGTACGCCGCCGCCGCTCTCATCGCCGTCGCCGCGGGGCTCGGGCTCGCGCCGAGCTGCTTCGACAGCGGCACGCGGTGGGGCGATCGGCCGGAGGAGCCGCCGCCCTGCACGGCCGGCGAGGTACGCTGCGGCGCGGAGCTCACGCGCTGCGAGGAGACCGGCGCAGGGCTGGCCTGGGTCACGCTCGACGACTGCGCCGCTCGAGGGCTCGTGTGCGCGTCGCTCGAGCTCGGCTGCCGGCCATGCGTGCCCGCCGCGCACTCGTGCCGCGATCAGGACGTGGTGGTCTGCGACGCGGACGGCAGCTTCGGCCGCGTGCTCGACACGTGCGACACGGAGGCCGGCGAGGCGTGCCGGAGCGGGAGCTGCCAGCAGCTCTGCGCCGTCGCGGAGCTCGAGCGGAGCAACGTGGGGTGCGAGTACTGGGCGGTCGATCTGGACAACGCGCGGATCGACGCGACCGGAAACGCGGCGGCGCAGCAGTTCGCGGTGGTGGTCTCGAACCCGCAGCCGGACGTGCCGAACGAGATCCACATCTTCCAGGACGACGGCGCGCCGGGCGACGCGCCCGCCCCGGTGGAGATCGCGAGCGCGCTCATCGCGCCGCTCTATCTCCAGGTGTTCAAGCTCGGGCCGCGCGAGGTCGATGGCAGCCCGGAGGGCGAGTACAACACGGGCACGCACACGGCGCTCACGCGGCACGCGTACAAGATCACGTCGAAGTTCCCCATCGTCGCCTACCAGTTCAACCCGCTGGAGAACGCCAACGTGTTCTCCAACGACGCCTCGCTGCTGAAGCCGCGCGAGGCGCTGACCTACAGCCCGGGCGCGATGGCGACGGCGTACGTCGTCACCGGGTGGCCGCAGACCATCGCGGTCACGGACGATCCGGACACGAACTTCGATCCGCAGAACCCGATCGATCTTCGGGCGTTCCTGGCCATCGTCGGGACGCGCGAGGGCACGACCGTGCAGGTGACGACGACGGCGAGGGTCGTCGGGGGCGGGCCCGTCCCGGAGACGCCGGCGGGCGGGTCGATCGAGGTCAAGCTCGGCGCGTTCGACGTGCTCAACCTGGAGAGCGGCGGGTTCAACGCGGACTTCACCGGATCGATCGTGAAGGCCGATCAGCCGATCGCGGTCTTCACCGGAAACGAGGCCTCGGACGCGCCCCACTTCGACGAGCTCGCGGATCGCCGCTGCTGCGCCGACCACCTGGAGGATCAGCTCGATCCGACCCGGACCGCCGGCAAGCGGTTCGCGGTGCCGCACACGCCGAGCCGGTCGCAGACCGTGAAGGAGGCCGGCGCGCGGATCGAGGCCGTGCCCGAGCCGGAGTACGTCAGGATCGTGGCGGCGAGCAGCAAGGGCGCCGTGATCGAGACGACCCTGCCGCCGCCGGACGATCGGATCACGCTGTCGTCGCTGGGCGAGTTCCGCGAGGTGACGGCGTGGGACGACTTCATGATCGAGAGCTCCGAGCCGGTCATCGTGTCGCAGATCATGGCCAGCCAGAACGCGACGGGGGTCAAGCAGGGGCTGCCAGGCGGAGACCCGAGCCTCATCATCCTGCCGCCCATCGAGCAGTTCCGGCCCGACTACGTGTTCCTCACGCCGGACAAGTACGCGTTCGACTTCATCTCGGTGGTCGCGCCGCGGTCGGCCGTCGTGCGGCTCGACGACGTGACGCTCGGGCCGGACGAGTGCGAGATCGCGCCCGCGGACGGGCTCACGGAGGAGCAGCGCGGGGGCGGCGCGCCGTCGTTCGTCGTCTACCGCTGCCAGCTGAGCTTCGCGGCGATCGATCCGGCGCGGCAGGCGCCGGACAACGTGCTGCCCGGGATGCAGCGCGACGGCGTGCACTGGCTCACGGCCTCCGCGCCCGTGGGGCTGCTCGTGACGGGGTTCGACTCGTTCGTGAGCTACGGGTACGCGGGCGGCACCGAGCTCCGCGAGATCGCGCCGCCGGACTGA
- the mutS gene encoding DNA mismatch repair protein MutS — MQPSEQPAARKKLTPVMRQYEDAKALHPDAILFFRMGDFYEMFNDDAVLVSRALNLTLTSRNKGEPDESPMAGVPHHAAHGYIARLLALGHKVAICEQCGDPSKIKGLVPRQVVRVVTPGLVTETEQLDARANHYLAAVDGGGAPRGDALGAGGPYGLSLLDLSTGELSATSVPDAATLLAELARADPREALIARDLPDVRAAAASLACRAALRDDEELDSAQVAAILDDAAIEPISAAALAEHPLPAVRAAARALRFARRCSPGARIPVRRIAPHDTSGTLRIDETAQAHLELVRAADGGRRGTLLDVIDCTVTPGGARLLRRRLLSPLADLAGIRRRLDEVELFVSHPRARGELRQALGGVGDLERLSVRALLGEATPRDLGLLRDGLTASPAAIAAVRSIPDLGKAASRGDDGAAARGKEGAAARSKDGAAAASGSEPLLAEAASLDVVADVCAELTAALIERPPPNTREGGIFREGYDKELDDARGVEKNATELILALEAKLRTQTGAPSLRVKYTRVFGWYIEVTRAHIAKVPETFRRKQTVATGERYTSDELDELADKIEHAGARALERETALFDRLRALVAKSEGRLRALARKLAAWDVAAALADVAHRNDYVRPHVTAGEALAIRDGRHPVVERYAAAGHFVPNDTRLDLSGERLWLITGPNMAGKSTLMRQVALIVVLAQMGSYVPAREAEIGLVDRILSRVGASDNVARGESTFMVEMRETAEILRDATRRSLVILDEIGRGTSTYDGLAIAWAVAEHLFDAIGCRALFATHYHELTELSARAPGIANHSVAAREHGDDVIFLHKLEAGPASRSYGVAVARLAGVPESVLARARAILATLESGAALPGGKHASLRGRTRGGAAQLDLFAPAQAAVPPEQSAVIETLRAVDVDRLAPLDALRLVAKLKGLLGGGG; from the coding sequence ATGCAGCCGTCCGAGCAGCCTGCGGCCAGGAAGAAGCTGACCCCGGTGATGCGCCAGTACGAGGATGCGAAGGCGCTCCACCCCGACGCCATCCTCTTCTTCCGGATGGGCGACTTCTACGAGATGTTCAACGACGACGCGGTCCTCGTGTCGCGCGCGCTGAACCTGACGCTCACGAGCCGCAACAAGGGCGAGCCCGACGAATCCCCGATGGCCGGCGTCCCGCACCACGCGGCGCACGGGTACATCGCGCGGCTGCTCGCGCTCGGCCACAAGGTGGCGATCTGCGAGCAGTGCGGCGATCCGTCGAAGATCAAGGGGCTCGTGCCGCGGCAGGTCGTGCGCGTCGTCACGCCGGGGCTCGTCACCGAGACCGAGCAGCTCGACGCGCGCGCCAACCACTACCTGGCGGCGGTCGACGGCGGCGGCGCGCCCCGCGGCGACGCCCTCGGAGCCGGGGGCCCGTACGGCCTCTCGCTGCTGGATCTCTCCACCGGCGAGCTCTCGGCCACCTCGGTCCCGGACGCCGCGACGCTGCTCGCGGAGCTCGCCCGGGCGGATCCGCGCGAGGCGCTGATCGCCCGGGACCTCCCGGACGTCCGCGCGGCCGCGGCCTCGCTCGCCTGCCGCGCGGCGCTGCGCGACGACGAGGAGCTCGACAGCGCGCAGGTCGCGGCGATCCTCGACGACGCCGCGATCGAGCCGATCTCGGCGGCGGCGCTGGCCGAGCACCCGCTCCCGGCGGTGCGCGCCGCCGCGCGGGCGCTGCGCTTCGCGCGCCGCTGCAGCCCCGGCGCGCGCATCCCGGTGCGCCGCATCGCCCCGCACGACACCTCGGGCACGCTGCGCATCGACGAGACGGCCCAGGCGCACCTGGAGCTCGTGCGCGCCGCGGACGGCGGCCGCCGAGGCACCCTGCTCGACGTCATCGACTGCACGGTCACCCCGGGCGGCGCCCGGCTCCTGCGCCGCCGCCTGCTCTCGCCGCTCGCGGATCTGGCCGGCATCCGCAGGCGCCTCGACGAGGTGGAGCTCTTCGTCTCGCACCCGCGCGCCCGCGGCGAGCTGCGGCAAGCGCTCGGCGGCGTCGGCGACCTCGAGCGCCTCAGCGTCCGCGCGCTCCTCGGCGAGGCCACGCCGCGCGACCTCGGCCTCCTGCGCGACGGCCTCACGGCGTCCCCGGCGGCGATCGCCGCGGTCCGTTCGATCCCCGACCTCGGCAAGGCAGCGTCGCGGGGCGACGACGGCGCCGCCGCGCGGGGCAAGGAAGGCGCCGCTGCGCGAAGCAAGGACGGCGCCGCGGCCGCGTCGGGCTCCGAGCCGCTCCTCGCCGAGGCGGCGTCGCTGGACGTCGTCGCCGACGTGTGCGCCGAGCTCACGGCCGCGCTGATCGAGCGGCCGCCCCCGAACACGCGCGAGGGCGGCATCTTCCGCGAGGGGTACGACAAGGAGCTCGACGACGCGCGCGGCGTGGAGAAGAACGCGACGGAGCTCATCCTCGCGCTCGAGGCGAAGCTGCGCACGCAGACGGGCGCGCCCTCGCTCCGGGTCAAGTACACGCGCGTCTTCGGCTGGTACATCGAGGTGACGCGCGCGCACATCGCCAAGGTCCCGGAGACCTTCCGCCGCAAGCAGACCGTCGCGACAGGCGAGCGCTACACGAGCGACGAGCTCGACGAGCTCGCCGACAAGATCGAGCACGCCGGGGCGCGCGCGCTGGAGCGGGAGACGGCGCTCTTCGACCGGCTGCGGGCCCTCGTCGCGAAGAGCGAGGGCCGCCTCCGCGCGCTCGCGCGCAAGCTCGCGGCGTGGGACGTCGCCGCCGCCCTCGCCGACGTCGCCCACCGCAACGACTACGTGCGGCCGCACGTCACGGCGGGCGAGGCGCTCGCGATCCGCGACGGCCGCCACCCGGTGGTCGAGCGCTACGCGGCCGCGGGGCACTTCGTGCCGAACGACACCCGCCTCGATCTCTCGGGCGAGCGCCTCTGGCTGATCACAGGCCCCAACATGGCGGGCAAGTCGACGCTCATGCGCCAGGTGGCGCTGATCGTGGTCCTCGCGCAGATGGGCAGCTACGTCCCCGCGCGCGAGGCGGAGATCGGCCTCGTCGACCGGATCCTCTCGCGCGTGGGCGCGAGCGACAACGTCGCGCGCGGCGAGAGCACGTTCATGGTCGAGATGCGGGAGACCGCCGAGATCCTCCGCGACGCGACGCGGAGATCGCTCGTGATCCTCGACGAGATCGGCCGCGGCACGAGCACGTACGACGGCCTCGCGATCGCGTGGGCCGTGGCGGAGCACCTGTTCGACGCGATCGGCTGCCGCGCCCTGTTCGCGACGCACTACCACGAGCTGACGGAGCTCTCGGCGCGCGCGCCGGGGATCGCGAACCACTCGGTCGCCGCGCGCGAGCACGGCGACGACGTCATCTTCCTCCACAAGCTCGAGGCGGGCCCCGCGAGCCGCAGCTACGGCGTGGCGGTCGCGCGGCTCGCGGGCGTCCCCGAGAGCGTGCTCGCGCGCGCCCGCGCGATCCTCGCGACGCTGGAGTCGGGCGCCGCGCTGCCGGGCGGCAAGCACGCCTCCCTCCGCGGCCGCACGCGCGGCGGCGCCGCGCAGCTCGACCTGTTCGCCCCGGCGCAGGCCGCGGTGCCGCCGGAGCAGTCGGCCGTCATCGAGACCTTGCGCGCTGTGGACGTCGATCGGCTCGCGCCGCTCGACGCGCTGCGGCTCGTGGCCAAGCTGAAGGGGCTGCTCGGCGGCGGCGGCTGA
- a CDS encoding polysaccharide deacetylase family protein translates to MRGRLAAVSIDLDEVPNYLAIHGLAVPDRSGAAVALSAVYDTALPRIADFAASHGIPVTLFAIGRDLARPESAAALRALSDAGHAVENHSYGHRYDLSRLPRAAIAREVLLGAEAIAEAVGRRPTGFRAPGYTVSDALFDALDAVGVAFDSSVFPCPPYYAAKALTMGVQRVKGRGSAAILDTPRVLAAPRRPYRPGRPWYRRGGRRFIELPIQVTPGLRLPVIGTSVALAGAPGARLLARACAEEALVNLELHGMDFLDRSDGLEALAPHQPELRVPLGRRLEALGAFVEELARRGASFVRLDEASRERGLVE, encoded by the coding sequence ATGCGGGGGCGCCTCGCCGCCGTCTCGATCGACCTCGACGAGGTCCCGAACTACCTCGCCATCCACGGGCTCGCCGTCCCGGATCGCTCCGGGGCGGCGGTCGCGCTGAGCGCCGTCTACGACACGGCGCTCCCCCGCATCGCTGATTTCGCAGCTTCCCACGGCATCCCCGTCACGCTGTTCGCGATAGGTCGCGACCTCGCGCGCCCCGAGAGCGCCGCGGCCTTGCGCGCGCTGAGCGACGCTGGCCACGCGGTCGAGAACCACTCGTACGGGCACCGCTACGACCTCTCGCGGCTCCCGCGCGCCGCGATCGCGCGGGAGGTGTTGCTGGGCGCCGAGGCCATCGCGGAGGCGGTCGGCCGGCGTCCGACGGGCTTCCGCGCGCCGGGGTACACGGTGAGCGACGCGCTGTTCGACGCGCTCGACGCCGTCGGTGTCGCGTTCGACTCCTCGGTGTTCCCGTGCCCGCCGTACTACGCCGCGAAGGCGCTCACGATGGGCGTGCAGCGCGTGAAGGGGAGGGGATCCGCTGCGATCCTGGACACCCCGCGCGTGCTCGCGGCGCCGCGCCGGCCGTACCGGCCGGGGCGGCCGTGGTACCGGCGCGGCGGCCGGCGCTTCATCGAGCTGCCGATCCAGGTGACGCCCGGGCTGCGCCTGCCGGTCATCGGGACGAGCGTGGCGCTCGCGGGCGCGCCGGGTGCGCGGCTCCTGGCGCGCGCGTGCGCCGAGGAGGCGCTCGTGAACCTGGAGCTGCACGGCATGGACTTCCTCGACCGGAGCGACGGCCTCGAGGCGCTCGCGCCGCACCAGCCGGAGCTCCGGGTGCCGCTGGGCAGGCGGCTCGAGGCGCTGGGGGCGTTCGTGGAGGAGCTTGCGCGGAGGGGAGCGAGCTTCGTGCGGCTGGACGAGGCGAGCCGGGAGCGCGGGCTCGTGGAGTGA
- the rpsB gene encoding 30S ribosomal protein S2, with translation MQAAAPQPGDFPLPLRSLLDAGVHFGHQTKRWNPKMRPFIYGARNGIHIIDLDQTTRLFKRAYDFLTDAVGRGGHVLFVGTKRQAQDIVQEEARRAGMYFVTNRWLGGTLTNFRTIKQGLDRLRTLERMKEDGTYEQLLKKEVVRLEKERERLEKYLGGLKGMGGLPAAIFVIDPHQESIAISEARKLNVPVVAITDTNCDPDLVDFVIPGNDDAIRSIRLITARVADACVEGAQRRKDHGEGAQQGAGGGRGQRDEINVYQGGRGGGRGGGGPRQQQAS, from the coding sequence ATGCAGGCCGCCGCCCCCCAGCCGGGGGATTTCCCGCTCCCGCTCCGCTCGCTGCTCGACGCGGGCGTGCACTTCGGCCACCAGACGAAGCGCTGGAACCCGAAGATGCGGCCGTTCATCTACGGCGCGCGCAACGGCATCCACATCATCGATCTCGATCAGACGACGCGGCTCTTCAAGCGCGCGTACGACTTCCTGACCGACGCGGTCGGCCGCGGCGGCCACGTGCTGTTCGTCGGCACGAAGCGCCAGGCGCAGGACATCGTGCAGGAGGAGGCCCGCCGGGCGGGCATGTACTTCGTCACGAACCGCTGGCTCGGCGGCACCCTGACGAACTTCCGGACGATCAAGCAGGGCCTCGATCGCCTGCGCACCCTCGAGCGCATGAAGGAGGACGGCACCTACGAGCAGCTGCTCAAGAAGGAGGTCGTCCGCCTCGAGAAGGAGCGCGAGCGGCTCGAGAAGTACCTCGGCGGCCTCAAGGGGATGGGCGGCCTCCCGGCGGCGATCTTCGTGATCGATCCGCACCAGGAGTCGATCGCGATCAGCGAGGCGCGCAAGCTGAACGTCCCGGTCGTGGCCATCACGGACACGAACTGCGACCCGGATCTCGTCGACTTCGTGATCCCTGGCAACGACGACGCCATTCGCTCGATCCGGCTGATCACGGCCCGCGTCGCGGACGCGTGCGTCGAGGGCGCGCAGCGCCGCAAGGATCACGGCGAGGGCGCGCAGCAGGGGGCGGGCGGCGGTCGCGGCCAGCGCGACGAGATCAACGTCTACCAGGGCGGCCGCGGCGGCGGTCGCGGCGGCGGCGGCCCGCGCCAGCAGCAGGCGTCGTAG